TAAAGGTTGACATAAAGCGCAACAATCCACATACTGCTACAAAGTTGCGTCAGAAGAGTATGAGCTTCAGTGACAGAGTTCGAATCCCAGTTTTCTTTCCCTGAAGATATGGATGCAAGGCTATCAACAAGAAATTCATGAAGTAGGGCGATGTCTTGAAGTGCGACGTGTCGATCAACCCATCTTGTGTCGCATAACATTTTCACTTTCTTGATTCGTCTTTCACCTACTTCGCCTCCTGTCTGATTCTTTTCACGACTTACAGCTGAGATACACTCCTCTAGTTTTCTCTGCTTTTTGGGTGAATACTTGTAGAAAATCCCTACCTGTTTCACTGTATCAAGCATTACTTGCATTTCAGGCAGTTTGCAGGATTTGGTAACTGCAAGATTGAGATCATGGTTAATGCAGTAGTAATATTCCGCCTTGGGGTagactagtagtagtagtagtagaaactTTATTAAGGGTGTCAAAAGCCATCTAGCCAGGGAAAAGAAATCCCTTACTAATTTGGGGACACCaattagggaaaaaaattacaggctAAAAACTATATACAACAATAGGTAAAATATCAAGTTATCTAGTTTCAGGATTAATagtaaaaataaacagaaatcaaaatgaacaGAGGCTACAGCCTGCGCAGCCATCATCTAAAAGTTCACTTATATTAAGTTGGCGTATCTTGCCTTTGAACGACATTAGGGTTGTAACGTCCCTGGTACTCTTGGGTAGTTTTATGCATAGCCTAGGCCCAAGATATCTAATAGAGTGCTTGCCGTAGGTGCTGTCTCATACCTGGGTATAGAAAAATCTGCTTGCCTCAAATTATAATTACTATTTGGTTCTTTAGAtggttgtccaatactgtcaactagaTTCTATCGGAGAAAATAGAAGTTTTAtgtgaccgattcgttctatttggcgaatagagaatgttttggacgatccgacaagtagagttttccatctgacatttgcatctcattagcgacacttaaaaatatttcacgaaatTCTGGGAccggggtggaagcttgtctatttgaccgattcgttctatttgtcgaatagagaatgttttggacgatccgacaaatagagttttccatctgacatttgcatctcattagcgacacttacaaatatttcatgatattctgggacccgggtggaagcttgtctttttgaccgattcgttctatttggcgaatagagaatgttttggacgatccgacaagtagagttttccatctgacatttggatctcattagcgacacttagaaatatttcatgatattctgggacccgggtggaagcttgtctatttgaccgattcgttctatttggcgaatcgAGCTAATGTTTTTggcgatccgacaagtagagttttccatctgacattcgCATCTGATTACCTCCACTTAGAAATAGTTCACGATATTCCACGATCGTCAATTCATGTGAAAGTGCAAAGGGGATCTCTGAACAGGACCATATTGATGAAAATCCACTGACGCGATTACGAGTAGTCAATTGCGGGAGTTACAaaaggttttcacgttacggtGTTGTCGGGCCACGTTGAAAGTTTGACCAGTCAAATGCCATCTATTCCTTCTAATCAAGGAAATGGTAATGTCTTCtgttactaatattattacttGTCGATGGCATCTTTTAACTTCGATTTGGAAATATTCTGTGATATTTATTATTGCGGAAAGTTTGGCGATTTGATCGATTCACAAATTGCTCGAGTATTCCCGATCTCACAAAGGAGATCAGTTAGAAATTGGTCGATCTCAGAGTTTCTGTTTATTGCAGTCGGCTTGCTACAAGTAGACTAAGTTCCATTTATCATGCTTAAATGTGTATAAACAAGTTTAggttgttttttaatgttttttttttcattgacatCGTGCCCGCTTTGCTTGAGGTGAAGAGACGCTGGTTTTCCTACTGGTATAATCTTCGTAATGGTTTTGGCTGTGGAGGTAAATGAAGTTATATTAGTTTGTATACTGAATGTGTAGTATTCTACACTTACAACaatattcataaaataatatgaacaatagttgaacttgaactttgaaCAGATTAGGAATGTCTCGTTATAAAAATATTACCGGTCATGAATCTATActgatagccaagtttttgtataAATGCTTGCAAGAATATTACAGCAATACACTGGCCACTGAGACTTAAAGCATATAGTCAGAATTTTATGCCAGGCATGTTGAATGATGTAACATAGTTGGTTTTCTGTTTAATAGAGGTTTTAAACGATAGAAATGGTAGTTGTAAATATGCGTTCCGCTAAATACAGGTTTCACTTCCTTTGTAAATTTTAATGTAGATTCATACTTACCTTGTGGCTAACGCTTAATTAAAGAACGCGGGAAACATGCACGTTTCCGGCccgtgtttatcctcggtgtttgttTCCACTGATTGATTTAGAAATTCGGTGcaatggcagagtactgttagttctcggctcacgcttaaagaacgaggtatacatacacttttcccagtgtttatcctcggtgtttattttcattgattgattttgaaattcggtgtattggcagagtactgttggttcgcggctcacgcttaaagaacaaggtatacatacacgtttcccagtgtttatcctcggtgtttattttcactgaattaactgaagagagtgtagggTAACGTGAAATGCTAGATTTTGTCagacggcctgctcccgtctgaccttgtagctcaggcggtagagcagcggagatTTAACCTcgaatctaacccgaaggtcgtgggttcaattcccaccctggtcagagtttttctctgtccttgtgtgggcccagttccatcaggagggctaacgcttacatggttcatatgggataaaaatctagcactttacgttacactacactctcttcagttaattctgtttaaaatataagtgctacacggcctacgtttgtataaacgtaacctttccttgtgtttattttcactgattgcttttgaaattcggtgtattggcagagtactgttagttcgcggctcacgcttaaagaacgaggtatacatacacgtgtccttgtgtttatcctcggtgtttattttcactgattgcttTGGACGGTCAGCGGACATCATAGCGTGTGGTCGTGAATTTCACTGCTCTCGCTTTCTGTTGCTTCTATCTGCTTACCTTTTGCTCTTtcgagaagaaaatgatttttcctGCTTTCCAAGGGCTCCACCAtttcattttgcaaagtttgaCCTTTTCACTGGTGCAGTTTCAGCAAATTACAAGCATTCCCCGCTGTGGATAcaagtccgccattttgctaCAGCGACACGTGGAAGAGGTTTCTTACAGTCAAGGATTCGCTATTACGCAAATTCTGATAGCTCTTTTCAGCAGGCTCGTCTCCTTGTTAGTGGTGATGTTTCCCCTAATCCTGGTCCTGTCTCGAATGCTTCCAAATGTTCCGCTTGCTTCAAGACTGTTTCGCTTAATCACCGAGCTGTTAATTGTGATCAGCGCCGCAAGTGGTGCCACATTAAATGTGGTCAAGTCAAGCCGAGGGATTTTAAAGTTTTTCAAATTATGGTTTCCTTTGACTGGGACTCTCCTCCCTGTCTTCAGATAGTGCAAACCCTCATCGATTCTCGACCCCGTATTCCCGCTACCAACGAAACTACAGGCATTGATATCCAGGAGCTTATAGATCCATTGAGTTCTCTTCGACAATTGGTGGGAgataaaaatcttaaaatcgGCCATTTAAACATCAATGGCCTGGTTAATAAACTTCCGGAGGTCCAGCTATTATTGGAGGTTGTCAATTTTGATATTCTTGGCATTACAGAGACCCACCTAAATGAGAGCATAACTGACAATTGGATCAGGATTCTCGGCTTCCACATAGTGAGAAATGACCGTAACAACCATGGCGGTGGTGTCTTAATCTACTACAAAGAAAGTCTTCTTGCTCATCAAGTTACCACATGGGACCACTCTAATTTGGAAGCTACTTGGTTGAATGTCACTATGAGATCACAGTCTTTTCTGGTTGGCTGTATTTATAGACCTCCAAGTGATTGTTccttttttgatgtttttagaaATCGAATCTCAGAGATTTggatgaaaaggaaaaatattatcTTGGTAGGCGACTTTAACTGTAACATGACTCCCAGTCCAGATTCAAATGAATCCCATCTCGGCAAAAGTTTTAAAAGGATTTTGTGCAGTTTTGGTCTGAAGAACATCATCAACAGCCCTACACGCACAACATTCGAATCTAAGTCTCTTATTGATCTCATAGTGACAACTCAGCCGGCGAAAATTCAAACATCTGGTTCCATTGACTTGGGAATATCTGACCACCATCtgatttttgctgtttttaaagTGGCTAGACACAATCCTAAGCCACTGGTGATTTCAACAAAGAAATATAAACAAGTGGataaaaaacaacttaaaacagatttcgagcatgctcctTGGCACCTTGTGAGTTTGtttgatgatattgatgattGCCACTTCGTCTGGAACTACCTATACAAGGATATTATGGATCACCATTTACCACCTAGGAAAGCAATGATCAGACCTAATTCCCTCCCATGGATTGATTCTTCCATTaggaaagaaatgaacaaaagatTTAAGCTCTTAAATCAGGCTAAAACCTCTGGAGATCCAGTTAAATGGAGCCAGTATAGAGAGAAAAGAAATGAGGTAAAAAATCTGTTAAAGAAGGCTGAAACTGCTTACTGGAAAGATCGATTTAACAAATCAACCAATCCTAAAGAATTCTGGAGGCTGACTAACCAGGTGCTAAGGAAAAATAAAGTATCCAAGTTTGGTCCAGTTATGGATTACAATAACAAACTATTAACTGATGATCAAATGAAAGCAGatcattttaatgattttttcaTCAATGTTACTGAAAGCCTGACAACAAAGTTAAATCCTCTAGACAAGTCAACACTATCTACTTTTGTTACGAGAATTACTCCTACTAAAGATtccactgattttaaatgggaGTTAGTCAAGAGTAATACCCAGAAGGCATTAAATCCTAAGAAGGCCACGGGTCCAGATTTGGTCTCACCTAGGGACCTTTTCTTGGCATCGCCTGAATTAGTTACCCAGCTTACTTCCACTTTACAAAAATAGCTTGACTAGTGCCTCCTTCCCACGTGATTGGAAACTATCTCGTGTCACTCCTGTGTTCAAGAAAGGCAAACCATGTGACGTGAACAATTACAGACCGATTTCTCTGCTTAGCATACCTGGAAAAATTCTTGAGGCTGTGGTTTGCAATTCCATAAATGACCATTTACAGTCCCACAACTTATTAAGCCGTAATCAGTGGGGTTTCAGAAAAAATCGTTCAACTGAGGGTCTCTTGCTTCATATGACAGAAACTTGGAAGTCAGCTCTGGATCAAGGTCTGGTAGTGGGAGTACTATTTGTTGACTTCCGCAAAGCTTTTGACTCTGTAAACCATTCAATCCTGTTAGAAAAACTGAAAGCCACTGGAATATCgggttctcttttttcttggcTTGCCAACTATTTGTCAAACCgaaatcagttgtccagatctCTGGAAAGAAATCTGCCCTTCAACTTGTGAAGTATGGAGTGCCCCAAGGGTCCATCCTGGGGCCTAGATTGTTCTCAATATGTGTTAATGACTTGCCAGAATTTATATCTTATGGTAATCTCtatatgtttgctgatgacaccacaGTTTATACTATTGGTAAGGATACAGGTACGGTCATCTCTTCACTTCAATGTATTCTATCTCAGCTACACATGTGGTGTGCAGCCAACAGACTAATTGCTCATGAATCAAAGACTGAAGCAATGATAGTATCTAGATCAATCTTTATAGGCCCTCTGCCAGCTTTAAGATACGGCACCAAGACCATCAAGTTCAAGTCTTCATCTAAGTGTCTTGGCTTAACTATTGACAATAAGTTATCTTGGCAGGATCATATTAGAAATGTTTGTAGTTTATTTAATAAGAAATTGGCTGTTCTGAAACGAATCAAATTCCTGCCTCAGTCCACCTTGGaatctatttattttaactcAATTATTCCTAGTGTAGTATATAATATTGTTGTCTGGGGTTCTGTTTCCCCGTCACTTATGGAGGATATTGAACGTATTCATATGAGAGCAATTAGGGTTGTTTGTAAGCTACCTATGACCACTTCAACAGATGAGATCAAGAAATTGAGGCAATGGAATCCCATTTCTTTGTATTATGTTAAGAGACTGCTGGTTCTGACCTATCAATCTTATCATAGTTTAAATACGGAAGATctaaacattttaatttctaaggtaaaaacaaattacAGCTTAAGGAATTCTCTAAATTTAGAAGTGCCAAGACCAAGATCTGAAATTGGCAGGTCTTCTTTTAAACACAGGGCTGCCTTGGCATGGAATCTTCTTCCGCATCATGTCAAGGAATGTGCAAACTTAAGATCGTTTAAGATTGGACTTAAGGCGAACAAGCATCTTCTAAATGGTATAAATTTTGCCAGAGGTTCCTGCTGTGTTTCTATGAAAAATGATgactttttatatt
The Montipora capricornis isolate CH-2021 chromosome 10, ASM3666992v2, whole genome shotgun sequence genome window above contains:
- the LOC138020825 gene encoding uncharacterized protein — protein: MVSFDWDSPPCLQIVQTLIDSRPRIPATNETTGIDIQELIDPLSSLRQLVGDKNLKIGHLNINGLVNKLPEVQLLLEVVNFDILGITETHLNESITDNWIRILGFHIVRNDRNNHGGGVLIYYKESLLAHQVTTWDHSNLEATWLNVTMRSQSFLVGCIYRPPSDCSFFDVFRNRISEIWMKRKNIILVGDFNCNMTPSPDSNESHLGKSFKRILCSFGLKNIINSPTRTTFESKSLIDLIVTTQPAKIQTSGSIDLGISDHHLIFAVFKVARHNPKPLVISTKKYKQVDKKQLKTDFEHAPWHLVSLFDDIDDCHFVWNYLYKDIMDHHLPPRKAMIRPNSLPWIDSSIRKEMNKRFKLLNQAKTSGDPVKWSQYREKRNEVKNLLKKAETAYWKDRFNKSTNPKEFWRLTNQVLRKNKVSKFGPVMDYNNKLLTDDQMKADHFNDFFINVTESLTTKLNPLDKSTLSTFVTRITPTKDSTDFKWELVKSNTQKALNPKKATGPDLVSPRDLFLASPELVTQLTSTLQK